TGCGACTTGGCTTTCGGTTCGAAAAATGCGCTTTCTTCAATCGTGAGCCGCAATAACTTGCATTCCAACGCGCCGTTGAATAATGTCACCGGTTTTTGCGAACGGATGCCGAGACGGAACCCCAGCTCCGGGTTGCCGATAATGATCGCCGCTTGCCAGCCGCTAAAGCGCTGCTTAAGCACGTCACCGAATTCCCGGTACAACGCCGCGGTTTCCTCTTCATCGCCCAGCCGCTCGCCGTACGGCGGGTTACAGACGATCAACCCTTTCGGCCAGCTCAAAGCGGCAGCGGCATCCGCAATGTTGCGCTTCTCGATGTGAATTTTTCCCGCCAATCCGGCGTTCTCGATGTGCTGCAACGCGGTGGTAACGGTGCGCCGGTCTTGGTCGAATCCGGCGATCACCGGCAATTTGCTCAAACCGGCCTCGCGCCGTTTGTGGGCATCGTCCAGCAAGCTTTGCCATAATTGCGGATCATGCTGCTTCCAGCCGAGAAAACCGAAATAATCGCGGTGCAGCCCCGGCGCGATATCGGCGGCGATCAGCGCGCCTTCCACCAGCAACGTGCCGGAACCGCACATCGGATCGAGCAATGAACCGCCTTGCGCGGCGATGTCCGGCCAACCGGCGCGCAGCAAGATCGCCGCCGCCAGGTTTTCCTTGATCGGTGCGGCGATGCTGACTTCACGGTAGCCGCGTTTATGCGAACTTTCGCCGGATAAATCCAGGCTCAATTGCGCGGTATCGTTGTGCAGATAGACATTGACACGGATGCTGGGGTACTCGGTATCGACATTGGGGCGGCTGCCGAATTTGGCGCGTATTTGATCGACGATGGCGTCCTTGACTTTGAGCGCGCCGAAATGGGTATTGTTGATCGCCGGATTATTCTTGCTGTTGAATGATACCGCCAAACTGTCGTCAGCGTTCAGATGCTCCGACCAGTCGACGCGTTGCACGCCATCGTAGAGATCCTGCTGCGATTTCACCTCGAAACTGCTGAGCAGCAATAACACGCGGCTGGCGGTGCGCAACCATAAGCAGGCTTGGTAGGCCAGCGCCAGATCGCCTTGAAATGCCGCTCCGGCCATCTTCTGCTGTACGTTTTGTCCGCCGAGCGCCTGGATTTCGTTGGCGAGTATGCCTTCCATCGCTTTCGGCGTGGTGGCGAAGAGTTGGTATTGCGTCATGATTTACGATCTGTACTGAATAACCGCGTAGGATACTCGAATGTACCGGCGCCGCGCTGGCTTTTTTGAACCGGGCGGTTCAGAGTGTTACGGTGATTTGTTCCCGGGCATATTCCACCACTTGGCCATTGCGAATCTTGCAAGTTTTGCGTAGCTCGACCTGATCATTCACTTTGACCTCACCCTTGGCGATTGCGGCCTTGGCCTCGCCACCGCTCCCGCACAGGCCGGTGATCTTCAACAGATCGTTCAATGCAATCGCGTCGTGGCCTTTAAGACTGAATTCACTCATGGTTTTCCTTTTTCAGTTGGATATAAATGGTTTCGACTTTCTCTCTGGCCCACGGTGTCTTGCGCAGAAACTTCAGACTG
This is a stretch of genomic DNA from Nitrosomonas sp. sh817. It encodes these proteins:
- a CDS encoding RNA-binding S4 domain-containing protein, whose amino-acid sequence is MSEFSLKGHDAIALNDLLKITGLCGSGGEAKAAIAKGEVKVNDQVELRKTCKIRNGQVVEYAREQITVTL
- the rlmKL gene encoding bifunctional 23S rRNA (guanine(2069)-N(7))-methyltransferase RlmK/23S rRNA (guanine(2445)-N(2))-methyltransferase RlmL; amino-acid sequence: MTQYQLFATTPKAMEGILANEIQALGGQNVQQKMAGAAFQGDLALAYQACLWLRTASRVLLLLSSFEVKSQQDLYDGVQRVDWSEHLNADDSLAVSFNSKNNPAINNTHFGALKVKDAIVDQIRAKFGSRPNVDTEYPSIRVNVYLHNDTAQLSLDLSGESSHKRGYREVSIAAPIKENLAAAILLRAGWPDIAAQGGSLLDPMCGSGTLLVEGALIAADIAPGLHRDYFGFLGWKQHDPQLWQSLLDDAHKRREAGLSKLPVIAGFDQDRRTVTTALQHIENAGLAGKIHIEKRNIADAAAALSWPKGLIVCNPPYGERLGDEEETAALYREFGDVLKQRFSGWQAAIIIGNPELGFRLGIRSQKPVTLFNGALECKLLRLTIEESAFFEPKAKSQQERIEHISRRAQTESTDSHAEMFANRLRKNLKKLGKWAEKNRIDCYRLYDADLPEYAVAVDVYHSDQTWVNVQEYEPPKTIDPAKANQRLAGALREIARVLEIPAEQVFLKIRRKQKSTDQYEKLGDSRHFHVVTEGGCKFWVNFEDYLDTGLFLDHRPVRLLIQQQAKGKRFLNCFAYTGSATVHAIIGGAVSSVTVDMSNTYLDWAQRNFTLNGIQGDHQLIRADCVEWLSGQASSKRRPQFDLIFLDPPTFSNSKRMDEAFDIQKDHVSLIRNAAALLAPGGILYFSTNFRRFKMDQQALAGLILEDLSAKLIPEDFARDARIHSVWKITR